Proteins from a genomic interval of Osmia bicornis bicornis chromosome 13, iOsmBic2.1, whole genome shotgun sequence:
- the LOC114881339 gene encoding uncharacterized protein LOC114881339, with product MIEKPKKKALRPIALTNCLGNIAEKIINERIKAWAEDEEIMDPDQNGFRKENTRIIPKVSFKRVFHKVQYLVQSYITYTYTSDITQGTNQQNSKTLQYADDMITITTGKDSWELATTIENNLEIIIKNLKKINLEVSEENTQMIIFNRNGNIYKKGIKIGINNQQIKEEKQLKFLGIIFDQKMNFSKHIETVMSAG from the exons ATGATTGAAAAACCTAAAAAGAAAGCATTAAGGCCCATTGCGCTAACTAATTGCCTTGGTAACATagctgaaaaaataataaatgagaGGATAAAGGCATGGGCAGAAGATGAGGAGATAATGGATCCGGATCAAAATGGCTTTAGAAAAG AAAACACAAGGATCATACCGAAGGTGTCCTTCAAAAGGGTCTTCCACAAGGTTCAATATTTAGTCCAATCTTATATAACCTATACATATACGTCGGATATAACACAAGGTACAAATCAACAGAACTCTAAAACCCTACAATATGCAGATGATATGATAACCATAACAACAGGAAAAGACTCATGGGAACTAGCCACCACTATTGAGAATAATCTAGAAATCATTATTAAAAAccttaaaaaaataaatctgGAAGTTTCGGAAGAAAACACTCAAATGATAATCTTTAACAGAAATGGTAATATCTACAAAAAGGGAATTAAGATTGGGATAAATAACCAACAGATAAAGGAGGAGAAACAACTAAAATTTCTGGGAATCATATTTGatcaaaaaatgaatttcagtAAACATATAGAAACTGTTATGTCGGCGGGATAG
- the LOC114881335 gene encoding uncharacterized protein LOC114881335 — MILDRSLNYRKHTEMVKDRVRKKLDILRFIAGVKKGVKPGTMLIFFKGLIRSVIEYGLFVYFWDNTKALKKIMRLHNAGVRVAMGYKITMPINVMNTEAGIMDLESRAEALLERFVMRQRSRGKGLVYESLMRSLVVRDEVGAEEWDPWTRAWCKAEGVAERVLNESVDREISNRERDFIEKGRVIVDWESGKNRKTTPVSDSRLSEEIKERLWPGVNNGEVIEIYTDGSKRDLKDVVGAGMVYRVGDGEWFEESWSLNKVTSVFSAEAFAILQAVKKARSSWGRSRVVILTDSASVLKKLMEYARRTGNNPWIRKIVNEMMNLELDYKRSEQHYSDLAGSGNRLGFAWIPSHKGIEGNERADLKAGEATSGDETYEYGVVERDILNYIMDSAWIRNFERAKRKGEVKGVKYFTMKNNNVGSKKPWFDGINGLGRGDLVKLSRIRSNHFNLGESLFRKNLTDVMGCICGAVLESIEHVIWECDRFWESRAELNRFLLSKGFTEGSDVIEMLMEGDLGVTKRITRFLNKLGKIISNENGYKKTD, encoded by the coding sequence ATGATCTTGGATAGGTCGTTAAACTATAGGAAACACACAGAGATGGTTAAAGATAGGGTTAGAAAAAAATTGGATATCCTGAGATTCATAGCGGGCGTTAAAAAGGGGGTTAAGCCGGGAACAATGCTGATCTTCTTCAAAGGTCTGATAAGATCGGTAATTGAGTATGGTCTCTTCGTTTATTTTTGGGATAACACAAAGGCGTTGAAGAAGATCATGAGATTACACAATGCGGGTGTCCGCGTTGCGATGGGCTATAAAATAACCATGCCAATAAACGTAATGAATACAGAGGCTGGTATAATGGACTTGGAGTCCAGAGCCGAGGCTCTACTGGAGAGATTTGTTATGAGGCAGAGATCTAGGGGTAAGGGGTTAGTTTATGAATCCCTAATGAGATCGTTGGTTGTCAGGGATGAGGTAGGGGCGGAGGAATGGGACCCGTGGACGAGAGCGTGGTGTAAAGcggagggagtagctgaaaGGGTTCTGAATGAAAGTGTAGATAGGGAAATTAGTAATAGAGAACGTGATTTTATAGAAAAGGGTAGAGTGATAGTGGACTGGGAATCGGGAAAGAATAGGAAAACGACCCCTGTCTCAGACTCCCGTCTATCTGAGGAAATTAAAGAAAGACTCTGGCCAGGCGTAAATAACGGGGAggtaattgaaatatatacGGACGGATCAAAAAGGGACCTTAAGGATGTTGTAGGCGCAGGAATGGTGTACAGAGTAGGGGATGGGGAATGGTTTGAAGAGTCTTGGTCTTTAAATAAAGTAACGTCGGTGTTTTCGGCGGAGGCGTTCGCGATTCTACAGGCGGTTAAAAAGGCAAGATCTAGTTGGGGGAGGAGTAGAGTTGTAATTTTAACGGACTCGGCTAGTGTTTTGAAAAAACTGATGGAGTATGCTAGAAGGACGGGAAATAATCCTTGGATAAGGAAAATTGTTAACGAAATGATGAATTTGGAACTTGATTATAAAAGATCTGAGCAACATTATTCTGACCTGGCAGGGTCAGGCAACAGGCTAGGTTTTGCCTGGATTCCCAGCCACAAGGGCATTGAGGGGAATGAGAGAGCGGATCTTAAGGCGGGAGAGGCCACAAGTGGGGATGAGACGTATGAATATGGGGTTGTTGAAAGAGACATTCTGAATTACATAATGGATAGTGCTTGGATTAGGAATTTTGAGAGAgcgaaaagaaaaggagaggTGAAGGGGGTAAAGTACTTtacgatgaaaaataataacgtAGGATCAAAAAAACCATGGTTCGATGGTATAAATGGTTTAGGAAGGGGAGACTTAGTGAAACTAAGTAGAATTAGGTCTAATCATTTTAACCTAGGAGAATCTCTATTTAGAAAAAACCTTACCGACGTAATGGGGTGCATATGTGGTGCAGTATTAGAGTCCATTGAGCATGTCATATGGGAATGTGACAGGTTCTGGGAAAGTAGAGCGGAACTAAATAGGTTCCTGCTCTCAAAAGGTTTCACTGAAGGTTCAGATGTTATAGAAATGTTAATGGAGGGAGACTTGGGGGTCACTAAACGCATCACCAGGTTCCTAAATAAATTGGGGAAAATCATTTCAAACGAAAATGGATATAAGAAAACAGATTAG